One genomic region from Chelmon rostratus isolate fCheRos1 chromosome 11, fCheRos1.pri, whole genome shotgun sequence encodes:
- the zdhhc16a gene encoding palmitoyltransferase ZDHHC16A isoform X2, protein MWRVIESAAKTSNMTGSQIQRWVRSYHRCRMRWCPNSVLHLLRCVRLRACTRRGKSRLPLWIREIWAYVSVLVQSLYFNSLTDSDVVFDSIFEPVFWTVDYVTRWFGTVFVFLVVTLTSSIVVIAYLVLLPLILNTYSPPWIAWHVCYGHWNLIMIAFHYYKATKTSPGYPPTEKNDSPFVAVCKKCIMPKPARTHHCGICNSCILKMDHHCPWLNNCVGHFNHRYFFSFCLFMTLGCVYCSISGRNLFLGAYNALETSYQTPAPPYTFKDKMIHKSIIYMWVLTSTVGVALGALTLWHAVLISRGETSIERHINSKETKRMAKRGKVYRNPYNYGRLNNWKVFFGVEKKSHWVTRVLLPSGHTPHGNGLTWDVFPVKKDLIPV, encoded by the exons ATGTGGCGAGTTATAGAGTCAGCTGCCAAAACATCTAACATGACTGGCTCCCAAATTCAGCGTTGG GTGCGTTCCTATCACAGATGCAGGATGCGGTGGTGTCCCAACTCAGTGCTCCACCTGCTGCGCTGTGTGCGGTTACGGGCGTGTACcaggagaggaaagagcagACTGCCTTTGTGGATTAGGGAAATATGGGCTTACGTGAGCGTGCTGGTGCAGTCTCTTTACTTTAACTCCCTCACGGACTCGGATGTGGTTTTTGACTCAATCTTTGAGCCAGTGTTTTGGACTGTGGATTATGTCACCCGCTGGTTTGGCAcg gtgtttgtttttcttgtggtGACGCTGACCAGCTCCATCGTGGTGATAGCCTATCTGGTCCTCCTGCCTCTGATCCTCAACACTTACTCCCCTCCGTGGATTGCTTGGCACGTATGTTATGGACATTGGAACCTCATCATGATAGCTTTCCATTACTACAAGGCCACCAAGACCTCCCCTGGGTACCCCCCTACA gaaaaaaatgacagtcCATTTGTGGCAGTCTGCAAAAAATGCATCATGCCCAAACCAGCAAGAACACACCACTGTGGTATCTGTAACAG TTGCATTCTGAAGATGGACCATCATTGTC CCTGGTTGAATAACTGCGTGGGTCACTTTAACCACCGTtacttcttctctttctgcctcttcatGACCTTGGGCTGTGTCTACTGTAGCATCAGTGGCAGAAACTTGTTCCTGGGTGCATACAATGCTCTTGAG ACCAGCTATCAGACACCTGCACCACCATACACCTTTAAGGATAAGATGATTCATAAGAGCATCATCTACATGTGGGTGCTGACCAG caCAGTGGGAGTGGCTCTGGGAGCCCTGACTCTTTGGCACGCCGTTCTCATCTCCAGAGGAGAGACCAGCATAGAGAGACACATtaacagcaaagaaacaaagcGAATGGCAAAACGAGGAAAG GTGTACAGAAACCCTTATAACTATGGCAGGCTGAATAACTGGAAAGTCTTCTTTGGCGTGGAGAAGAAAAG TCACTGGGTGACACGCGTTCTCCTTCCCTCTGGACACACCCCACATGGCAATGGTTTGACATGGGATGTCTTCCCAGTTAAAAAGGACTTAATACCTGTATGA
- the zdhhc16a gene encoding palmitoyltransferase ZDHHC16A isoform X1, whose protein sequence is MWRVIESAAKTSNMTGSQIQRWVRSYHRCRMRWCPNSVLHLLRCVRLRACTRRGKSRLPLWIREIWAYVSVLVQSLYFNSLTDSDVVFDSIFEPVFWTVDYVTRWFGTVFVFLVVTLTSSIVVIAYLVLLPLILNTYSPPWIAWHVCYGHWNLIMIAFHYYKATKTSPGYPPTEKNDSPFVAVCKKCIMPKPARTHHCGICNSCILKMDHHCPWLNNCVGHFNHRYFFSFCLFMTLGCVYCSISGRNLFLGAYNALERFKHLDMDKPGVPVTGMGLLIGLLPPGQTSYQTPAPPYTFKDKMIHKSIIYMWVLTSTVGVALGALTLWHAVLISRGETSIERHINSKETKRMAKRGKVYRNPYNYGRLNNWKVFFGVEKKSHWVTRVLLPSGHTPHGNGLTWDVFPVKKDLIPV, encoded by the exons ATGTGGCGAGTTATAGAGTCAGCTGCCAAAACATCTAACATGACTGGCTCCCAAATTCAGCGTTGG GTGCGTTCCTATCACAGATGCAGGATGCGGTGGTGTCCCAACTCAGTGCTCCACCTGCTGCGCTGTGTGCGGTTACGGGCGTGTACcaggagaggaaagagcagACTGCCTTTGTGGATTAGGGAAATATGGGCTTACGTGAGCGTGCTGGTGCAGTCTCTTTACTTTAACTCCCTCACGGACTCGGATGTGGTTTTTGACTCAATCTTTGAGCCAGTGTTTTGGACTGTGGATTATGTCACCCGCTGGTTTGGCAcg gtgtttgtttttcttgtggtGACGCTGACCAGCTCCATCGTGGTGATAGCCTATCTGGTCCTCCTGCCTCTGATCCTCAACACTTACTCCCCTCCGTGGATTGCTTGGCACGTATGTTATGGACATTGGAACCTCATCATGATAGCTTTCCATTACTACAAGGCCACCAAGACCTCCCCTGGGTACCCCCCTACA gaaaaaaatgacagtcCATTTGTGGCAGTCTGCAAAAAATGCATCATGCCCAAACCAGCAAGAACACACCACTGTGGTATCTGTAACAG TTGCATTCTGAAGATGGACCATCATTGTC CCTGGTTGAATAACTGCGTGGGTCACTTTAACCACCGTtacttcttctctttctgcctcttcatGACCTTGGGCTGTGTCTACTGTAGCATCAGTGGCAGAAACTTGTTCCTGGGTGCATACAATGCTCTTGAG CGCTTTAAGCATTTGGACATGGACAAGCCAGGTGTACCAGTAACAGGGATGGGACTACTTATAGGGCTTCTCCCCCCAGGCCAG ACCAGCTATCAGACACCTGCACCACCATACACCTTTAAGGATAAGATGATTCATAAGAGCATCATCTACATGTGGGTGCTGACCAG caCAGTGGGAGTGGCTCTGGGAGCCCTGACTCTTTGGCACGCCGTTCTCATCTCCAGAGGAGAGACCAGCATAGAGAGACACATtaacagcaaagaaacaaagcGAATGGCAAAACGAGGAAAG GTGTACAGAAACCCTTATAACTATGGCAGGCTGAATAACTGGAAAGTCTTCTTTGGCGTGGAGAAGAAAAG TCACTGGGTGACACGCGTTCTCCTTCCCTCTGGACACACCCCACATGGCAATGGTTTGACATGGGATGTCTTCCCAGTTAAAAAGGACTTAATACCTGTATGA
- the zdhhc16a gene encoding palmitoyltransferase ZDHHC16A isoform X3: MRWCPNSVLHLLRCVRLRACTRRGKSRLPLWIREIWAYVSVLVQSLYFNSLTDSDVVFDSIFEPVFWTVDYVTRWFGTVFVFLVVTLTSSIVVIAYLVLLPLILNTYSPPWIAWHVCYGHWNLIMIAFHYYKATKTSPGYPPTEKNDSPFVAVCKKCIMPKPARTHHCGICNSCILKMDHHCPWLNNCVGHFNHRYFFSFCLFMTLGCVYCSISGRNLFLGAYNALERFKHLDMDKPGVPVTGMGLLIGLLPPGQTSYQTPAPPYTFKDKMIHKSIIYMWVLTSTVGVALGALTLWHAVLISRGETSIERHINSKETKRMAKRGKVYRNPYNYGRLNNWKVFFGVEKKSHWVTRVLLPSGHTPHGNGLTWDVFPVKKDLIPV; the protein is encoded by the exons ATGCGGTGGTGTCCCAACTCAGTGCTCCACCTGCTGCGCTGTGTGCGGTTACGGGCGTGTACcaggagaggaaagagcagACTGCCTTTGTGGATTAGGGAAATATGGGCTTACGTGAGCGTGCTGGTGCAGTCTCTTTACTTTAACTCCCTCACGGACTCGGATGTGGTTTTTGACTCAATCTTTGAGCCAGTGTTTTGGACTGTGGATTATGTCACCCGCTGGTTTGGCAcg gtgtttgtttttcttgtggtGACGCTGACCAGCTCCATCGTGGTGATAGCCTATCTGGTCCTCCTGCCTCTGATCCTCAACACTTACTCCCCTCCGTGGATTGCTTGGCACGTATGTTATGGACATTGGAACCTCATCATGATAGCTTTCCATTACTACAAGGCCACCAAGACCTCCCCTGGGTACCCCCCTACA gaaaaaaatgacagtcCATTTGTGGCAGTCTGCAAAAAATGCATCATGCCCAAACCAGCAAGAACACACCACTGTGGTATCTGTAACAG TTGCATTCTGAAGATGGACCATCATTGTC CCTGGTTGAATAACTGCGTGGGTCACTTTAACCACCGTtacttcttctctttctgcctcttcatGACCTTGGGCTGTGTCTACTGTAGCATCAGTGGCAGAAACTTGTTCCTGGGTGCATACAATGCTCTTGAG CGCTTTAAGCATTTGGACATGGACAAGCCAGGTGTACCAGTAACAGGGATGGGACTACTTATAGGGCTTCTCCCCCCAGGCCAG ACCAGCTATCAGACACCTGCACCACCATACACCTTTAAGGATAAGATGATTCATAAGAGCATCATCTACATGTGGGTGCTGACCAG caCAGTGGGAGTGGCTCTGGGAGCCCTGACTCTTTGGCACGCCGTTCTCATCTCCAGAGGAGAGACCAGCATAGAGAGACACATtaacagcaaagaaacaaagcGAATGGCAAAACGAGGAAAG GTGTACAGAAACCCTTATAACTATGGCAGGCTGAATAACTGGAAAGTCTTCTTTGGCGTGGAGAAGAAAAG TCACTGGGTGACACGCGTTCTCCTTCCCTCTGGACACACCCCACATGGCAATGGTTTGACATGGGATGTCTTCCCAGTTAAAAAGGACTTAATACCTGTATGA